From a region of the Vanrija pseudolonga chromosome 2, complete sequence genome:
- the GOLS1 gene encoding Galactinol synthase 1 codes for MASPAATTATTAPAGRKAWAALVTRPTYLPGLLALHRTLVSVSSYPLVVLVTDALPESARAIIRKRGLEVIDIEHLSPGEGKHSGFDGDKAHRFHDTWTKLQVFGLDQFERLILIDADTIFLRGMDELFDIELGKDWIAAAPVCACNPFKFAHYPDDWVPANCALSHQPRPTTLDNVPQPTLDSPRTSHLLNSGVVVLHPSRELMDTLVDHLDNSPTIAEAQFPDQDVLAEVFKGKWRVLPWWTNSLKTERAVHQNIWDDNEVRLLHFILEKPWNKRPAGLPERSVLPTPPRSPADGVRRPLPAPLLEAVHSAPPQPSKTDYDILHSWWWAVYDDLLAELKTEAGSGWEEIDRYVAH; via the exons ATGGCatcgccagcagcgacgacagcaacCACAGCACCGGCAGGCCGCAaggcgtgggcggcgctcGTCACGCGCCCGACCTACCTACCAG GCCTGCTCGCACTGCACCGCACCCTCGTCAGCGTGTCGTCGTacccgctcgtcgtgctcgtgaCCGACGCGCTCCCCGAGTCTGCGCGCGCCATCATCCGcaagcgcggcctcgaggtcatcGACATCGAGCACCTCTCCCCCGGCGAGGGCAAGCACTCGGGCTTTGACGGCGACAAGGCGCACCGGTTCCACGACACGTGGACCAAGCTCCAGGTGTTTGGGCTGGACCAGTTCGAGCGCCTGATCCTCATTGACGCCGACACCATCTTCCTGCGCGGCATGGACGAGCTGTTTGACAttgagctcggcaaggactGGATTGCCGCTGCGCCAGTGTGCGCGTGCAACCCGTTCAAGTTTGCCCACTACCCCGACGACTG GGTGCCCGCCAACTGTGCGCTCTCGCACCAGccccgcccgacgacgctcgACAACGTCCCCCAGCCGACGCTCGACAGCCCGCGCACCTCGCACCTCCTCAActctggcgtcgtcgtcctccaccCCTCGCGCGAGCTGATGgacacgctcgtcgaccacctcgacaacTCGCCCACAATCGCCGAGGCACAGTTCCCAGACCaggacgtgctcgccgaggtgtTCAAGGGCAAGTGGCGCGTCCTGCCGTGGTGGACCAACTCGCTCAAGACGGAGCGCGCGGTGCACCAGAACATCTGGGACGACAACGAGGTCCGCCTCCTCCACTTCAT CCTCGAGAAGCCATGGAACAAGCGTCCCGCCGGCCTCCCAGAACGCTCTGTGCTCCCAACACCACCGCGCTCGCCTGCAgacggcgtgcgccgccccctccccgcaccactcctcgaggccgtgcactcggccccgccgcagcccagCAAGACAGACTACGACATCCTCCactcgtggtggtgggccgTGTACGACGACCTgcttgccgagctcaagaCCGAGGCCGGCAGCGGATGGGAGGAGATCGACCGTTACGTCGCACACTAG
- the cia30 gene encoding Complex I intermediate-associated protein 30, mitochondrial, which yields MAAHPLKTYLDRSINVLRRNTGKVLSMDVNPQPPPLPLFTFAASSASRSAPITAPSYFALGSDADIGGLSTAELTPVPDASEPTHTAFHGQLSTAVPPEFAGRIRTGYAAFRNRSRPTLFGEETWNLELFSHLKIEVAYRGWEGWRDKWVVNLQTDGPVKSDLFQHRLDLPPSPLSTASRAPLDPLHATGLQFHTLYVPLSSFVLTNSGQTAATQIGMMRQRVRTVGFALLGGGRTDTTPPSAQAAAEAEAGRRAAAGGWGVPSASEAVDPELEALLASDRPAGAPRKFFPRSAASGYHRVGAAAAAEAVAEEEEAEALEHLGPQTGYYELSLRSVEAVRYDPEADE from the exons ATGGCAGCGCACCCACTAAAGACGTACTTGGACCGCTCGATCAACGTGCTCAGGCGCAACACCGGCAAGG tCCTGTCGATGGACGTGAACCcgcagcccccgccgctgccgctgttcACCTTCGCCGCGTCCTCCGCGagccgcagcgcgccgatCACCGCGCCGTCATACTTTGCTCTGGGGTCGGACGCGGACATTGGCGGCCTgtcgacggccgagctgACCCCCGTGCCCGACGCCTCGGAGCCAACGCACACGGCGTTCCACGGGCAGCTGAgcaccgccgtgccgcccgagTTTGCCGGTCGTATCCGTACAGGCTACGCTGCGTTCCGGAACCGCTCCCGCCCCACCCTGTTCGGCGAGGAGACGTGGAACCTCGAGCTGTTTAGCCACCTCAAGATCGAGGTCGCGTACCGCGGCTGGGAGGGGTGGCGGGACAAGTGGGTCGTCAACCTGCAGACCGACGGCCCGGTGAA gtcgGATCTCTTCCAGCACCGCCTCGAcctgccgccctcgccgctctcgaCGGCCTCCCGCGCCCCCTTGGACCCGCTCCACGCGACAGGGCTCCAGTTCCACACGCTCTACGTCCCGCTGTCCAGCTTCGTGCTCACGAACAGCGGGcagacggccgcgacgcagATCGGCATGATGCGCCAGCGTGTGCGTACGGTCGGCTTCGCgctgcttggcggcgggcgcaccgacacgacgccgccgagcgcgcaggccgctgccgaggccgaggccgggcgccgcgcggctgctggcggctggGGGGTGCCGTCTGCCTCTGAGGCTGTCGACCCCGAGCTTGAGGCGCTCCTTGCGTCTGATAGGCCAGCGGGTGCGCCGCGCAAGTTCTTCCCCCgctccgcggcgagcggataccaccgcgtcggcgccgctgcggctgcggaggcggtggccgaggaggaggaggccgaggcgctcgagcacctcggcccTCAGACGGGATACTACGAGctctcgctccgctcggtcgaggcggtgcggtacgaccccgaggcggacgagtaG
- the MAL31_0 gene encoding Maltose permease MAL31 — translation MAHSHDDKAIVVPDDKVNPDLGDQMLRDAQAADTAEHKMTIKDGWRTHRKAIMWSMLLSAALIMEGYDVVVIGSFYGHPAFLRRFGVPAPGANEVGYIIPAEWQSALSNGSSAGGIIGLMINGWAADRYGPKIVMMVSIVALTGFIFIMVFANKSLTMLVIAEVFCGIPWGVFQTLTTAYASEVCPIQLRGYLAAYVNACWGIGILLSSGVVKATTTGTTDWAWRIPFVIQWVWVIPLFIIVWFSPQSPWWLVRKNRLDEAEHSVSRLTNPKYISPQDIKNTVAMMVHTNELERQIAEGTSYIQCFRGTDRRRTEISMMVFAMQLLSGQNLIGQGVQFLTVAGIGTNLAFSLNMILNAQFVIGTCVSWILMTLFGRRSIYMVGMGLMSFVLFIIGGLGFTKKNEVDGVFSKKYIDVTYAIGSLLIALNFIYNASLGPLCYTIIAEVSSTRLRQKSIVLSRIAYQVMNIICGIIVPRMLGAQSWNWGPKSGLFWGGSAFLCTVYCFLRLPETSKRSYGELDLLFEHRVPAWKFKSTQVNQFADHVDEKVNVAHVERAGSLQH, via the exons ATGGCGCACAgccacgacgacaaggccatcGTCGTCCCAGACGACAAGGTCAACCCCGACCTCGGGGACCAGATGCTCCGCGATgcgcaggccgccgacaccgccgagcACAAGATGACCATCAAGGACGGGTGGCGTACCCACCGCAAGGCGATCATGTGGTCCATGCTGCTATCGGCCGCGCTCATAATGGAGGGGTACGATGTGGTCGTCATTGGCTCGTTCTACGGACaccccgccttcctccgccGTTTCGGCGTGCCAGCTCCTGGAGCCAACGAAGTTGGATACATCATCCCTGCGGAGTGGCAGTCAGCGCTGTCTAATGGCTCGTCCGCCGGTGGCATCATCGGCCTTATG ATCAACGGATGGGCCGCCGACCGCTACGGTCCCAAGATCGTCATGATGGTCTCGATCGTCGCGCTCACAGGTTTCATCTTCATTATGGTCTTCGCCAAC AAGTCCCTCACCATGCTCGTCATTGCCGAAGTGTTTTGTGGCATCCCCTGGGGCGTCTTCCAGACACTCACGACGGCGTACGCCTCCGAAGTCTGTCCTATCCAGCTGCGCGGCTACCTCGCAGCGTACGTCAACGCGTGCTGGGGAATCGGCATCCTCCTCAGCTCGGGAGTCGTAAAGGCTACGACTACTGGAACGACCGACTGGGCGTGGCGTATCCCCTTCGTCATCCAGTGGGTGTGGGTCATTCCGCTGTTCATCATCGTGTGGTTCTCGCCCCAGTCGCCTTGGTGGCTCGTCCGAAAGaaccgcctcgacgaggcagagCACTCGGTCTCACGTCTCACGAATCCCAAGTACATCTCCCCGCAGGATATCAAGAACACGGTCGCGATGATGGTCCACaccaacgagctcgagcgccagaTCGCCGAGGGAACGAGCTACATCCAGTGCTTCCGCGGCACCGACCGCCGGCGTACCGAGATCTCCATGATGGTGTTCGCGATGCAA CTCTTGTCGGGCCAAAACCTCATCGGGCAGGGTGTGCAGTTCCTCACGGTAGCAGGGATCGGAACCAATCTCGCATTCTCGCTCAACATGATCCTCAACGCCCAGTTCGTCATCGGCACCTGTGTCTCTTGGATCCTCATGACCCTCTTTGGCCGCCGCTCCATTTACATGGTGGGCATGGGGCTCATGTCCTTTGTGCTCTTCATAATCGGTGGACTGGGCTTCACCAAGAAGAatgaggtcgacggcgtgttCAGCAAGAAGTACATTGACGTGACTTACGCCATCGGCTCCCTCCTCATTGCCCTCAACTTCATTTACAACGC GTCCCTTGGTCCTCTCTGCTACACAATCATTGCCGAAGTGTCGTCCACCCGCCTCCGCCAGAAGTCAATCGTACTCTCGCGCATCGCGTACCAGGTCATGAACATTATCTGCGGAATCATTGTTCCCCGAATGCTCGGTGCTCAGTCATGG AACTGGGGTCCAAAGTCGGGTCTATTCTGGGGAGGGTCAGCGTTCCTCTGCACTGTGTACTGCTTCCTCCGCCTGCCAGAGACCAGCAAGCGGTCCTACGGTGAACTTGACCTGCTCTTCGAGCACCGTGTCCCCGCGTGGAAGTTCAAGAGCACCCAGGTCAACCAGTTCGCGGACCACGTCGACGAAAAGGTCAATGTGGCACATGTGGAGAGGGCTGGTTCACTCCAGCATTAG
- the Xyl5 gene encoding Beta-xylosidase encodes MTRSFLTVQGEHITLDGKPIILKGAGLGGWMNMENFITGYPGHEYQVRAALRSVLGEEKYEYFFDKFLEYFFTEEDAAFFASLGLNCIRLPVNYRHFEDDDNPRVFKRAGLKHLDRVIDLCAKHGIYTVIDLHAAPGGQNLDWHADAGNNQALFWVHKDFQDRTVLIWEELARHYRDNPWVAGYNPLNEPTDEAQVRLPVFYQRIEAAIRAVDPNHILFLDGNTFGRDFSAFGPPLPNTVYACHDYSNYGFPNPPEPFVGSDAQIAFHERHFARKVEYMREHGLPVWNGEFGPVYQSAKDDPNFEATNEQRYAVLETQLSIYARTNASWSIWLYKDIGFQGMVYVGDDTPYIRLLAPFLAKKRALAADAWGVDDTPVRHLFEPMEKWLIDAAPTIEKRYPPGFRAHKHLFRQVRNTLLSEELCHEFASYFEDKSLEELDALAQSFAFSNCKQRGKLNAILQADGAREVV; translated from the exons ATGACCCGCTCCTTCCTCACTGTGCAAGGCGAGCACATTACGCTCGATGGCAAGCCCATCATCCTCAAGGGCGCCGGTCTGGGCGGATGGA TGAACATGGAGAACTTCATCACCGGATACCCTGGTCACGAGTACcaggtgcgcgcggcgctgcgctccGTGCTCGGGGAGGAGAAGTACGAGTACTTCTTTGACAAGTTCCTCGAGTACTTcttcaccgaggaggacgcggcgTTCTTCGCGAGCCTGGGGTTGAACTGCATCAGGCTGCCG GTCAACTACCGCCActttgaggacgacgacaacccgCGCGTGTTCAAGCGTGCCGGGCTCAagcacctcgaccgcgtGATTGACCTCTGCGCCAAGCACGGCATCTACACCGTCATCGacctgcacgccgcgccgggcgggcAGAACCTCGActggcacgccgacgcgggcaACAACCAGGCGCTGT TCTGGGTCCACAAGGACTTCCAGGACCGCACCGTGCTGATCTGGGAGGAGCTTGCGAGG CACTACCGCGACAACCCATGGGTAGCAGGCTACAACCCGCTCAATGAGCCgaccgacgaggcgcaggtCCGCCTGCCAGTCTTCTACCAGCGTATCGAGGCGGCGATCCGCGCCGTGGACCCGAACCACATCCTATTCCTGGACGGCAACACGTTCGGGCGCGACTTCAGCGCGTTCGGCCCGCCGCTCCCGAACACGGTGTACGCGTGCCACGACTACAGCAACTACGGGTTCCCCAACCCGCCCGAGCCGTTCGTGGGATCCGACGCGCAGATCGCGTTCCACGAGCGCCACTTTGCCAGGAAGGTCGAGTACATGCGCGAGCATGGGCTGCCGGTGTGGA ACGGCGAGTTCGGCCCGGTCTACCAGTcggccaaggacgacccCAACTTCGAGGCCACAAACGAGCAGCGCtacgccgtcctcgagacCCAGCTCTCCATCTACGCGCGCACCAACGCGTCGTGGAGTATCTGGCTGTACAAGGACATTGGGTTCCAGGGCATGGTGtatgtcggcgacgacacgccaTACATcaggctgctggcgccgttCTTGGCGAAGaagagg gccctcgccgccgacgcatGGGGCGTAGACGACACGCCCGTCCGCCACCTCTTCGAGCCGATGGAGAAGTGGCTCattgacgccgcgccgaccatTGAGAAGCGGTACCCGCCCGGTTTCCGCGCCCACAAGCACCTGTTCCGTCAGGTCCGCAACACGCTGCTGTCCGAGGAGCTGTGCCACGAGTTTGCGTCCTACTTCGAGGACAAgagcctcgaggagctcgacgcgctggcgcaGAGCTTCGCCTTCAGCAACTGCAAGCAGCGCGGCAAGCTCAACGCTATCCTgcaggccgacggcgcgcgcgaggtcgtctAG
- the Xyl5 gene encoding uncharacterized protein, with protein MPICVAAVCPLFPRYATSILRWLNSSRFHVSSPNRPVRIRPANSGGTAVLSCPWNAVCVGSEASGTGVSSAVDRPPMSASDPRAKYDGAVIGALRLAEDAAKMWSWKPEIRVT; from the exons ATGCCGATctgcgtcgcggccgtctgCCCGCTGTTC CCGCGGTACGCGACCTCGATCTTGAGGTGGCTAAACAGCTCGAGGTTCCACGTCTCCTCGCCGAACAGG CCTGTACGGATACGACCGGCAAActcgggcggcacggcggtgcTCAGCTGCCCGTGGAACGCCGTGTGCGTTGGCTCCGAGGCGTCGGGCACGGGGGTcagctcggccgtcgacAGGCCGCCAATGTCCGCGTCCGACCCCAGAGCAAAGTATGACGGCGCGGTGatcggcgcgctgcggctCGCGGAGGACGCGGCGAAG ATGTGGTCATGGAAACCCGAGATCCGAGTCACGTGA
- the yicI_0 gene encoding Alpha-xylosidase, with protein sequence MKFTDGLWRRPTGVQFQGGVEVVEVLQHDTRGIEALVAIRHVASRGDTLNGSLITLNVSSPMDDVIKVRIEHHQGGRERGPHFELFPDGEPPAPKTSAAKGGDSLSFTSGALKVDLNTAPFSYGLTFSDASSGSDNFLCAVQPKGSAVVDVPAHLTLGMQSQNGCLTTLPDTMVRTDHFGVDGTLNRGLVRFMLNETTLSIGENIYGLGERFGPFIKNGQVVGIWNQDGGTSSEQTYKNIPFFLSSKGYGMFVNHTEEVEFEVGREKCSKVGVSVRGERLEYFIIGGGSMKAALQNYVRMTGRPALPPAWTYGLYLSTSFTTSYDQKTVSGFLAGMRERNCPVRVLHLDCFWMKRYDWCSFDFDPDTFPDPERYIADVKKEYGVKVCVWINPYISQRASIFKEGAEKGYFLKRKNGDVWQWDEWQAGNAIVDFTNPAAHKWYAGLVTKLLDMGVDTVKTDFGERIPHQDVVYFDGSDPAKAHNFYSFMYNKCVFEAVEAKYGKNEAALFARSATAGGQRFPVHWGGDCESTFEAMGETLRGGLSLAASGFAFWSHDIGGFEGHPPPEIFCRWVAFGLFSSHSRLHGSNSYRVPWNYGDEATAITAKMVRAKCRLMPYIYAQSILAHEIGTPVMRAMVIEFPEDPACAFLDKQYMFGDSLLVAPVFHASEATFYIPAGKWTCFWTGEIIEGPRYVSKKDYPLDSIPVYVRPNSVLLLGPEDVELPDYEYGKAGLEVRTYELEEEVEVKVPTGKGAAWAGSVKVAPGGKITASEVKVRA encoded by the exons ATGAAGTTTACTGACGGACT ATGGAGGCGGCCCACGGGCGTGCAGTTCCAAGGCGGCgttgaggtcgtcgaggtgctgcaGCACGACACGCGCGGGatcgaggcgctcgtcgcaATCCGCCATGTCGCTTCGCGCGGGGACACGCTGAATG GCTCGCTCATCACGCTCAACGTCTCATCGCCGATGGACGACGTGATCAAGGTCCGCATTGAGCACCACCAgggcgggcgtgagcggggTCCGCACTTCGAGCTCTTTCCTGACGGCgagccaccggcgccgaagaCGTCAGCCGCAAAGGGCGGAGACTCGCTGTCGTTCACCAGCGGCGCTCTCAAAGTCGACCTCAACACCGCGCCCTTCTCGTACGGCCTGACCTTCTCCGATGCCTCCTCGGGGTCGGACAACTTCCTCTGCGCCGTCCAGCCGAAGGGGAGTGCGGTGGTCGACGTGCCCGCACACCTCACCCTCGGGATGCAGTCCCAGAACGGCTGCCTCACCACGCTGCCGGATACGATGGTGCGCACGGACCACTTTGGTGTCGACGGCACGCTGAACCGCGGCCTTGTGCGGTTCATGCTGAACGAGACGACGCTCTCGATCGGGGAGAACATctacggcctcggcgagcggtTCGGCCCCTTCATCAAGAacggccaggtcgtcggcatcTGGAACCAAGACGGTGGCACGTCGTCGGAGCAGACGTATAAGAACATTCCATTCTTCCTGTCCTCAAAAGGCTACGGCAT GTTTGTCAACCAcaccgaggaggtcgagttTGAGGTCGGTCGCGAGAAGTGCTCCAAGGTCGGGGTGAGCGTGCGGGGCGAGCGGCTCGAGTACTTCATCATTGGTGGCGGTTCGATGAAGGCGGCCCTGCAGAACTATGTGCGGATGACAGGCCGCCCGGCGCTGCCCCCGGCGTGGACGTACGGCCTGTACCTCTCGACGTCGTTCACGACCTCGTACGACCAGAAGACTGTGTCTGGCTTCCTTGCCGGGATGCGAGAGCGTAACTGCCCCGTGCGCGTGCTCCACCTCGACTGCTTCTGGATGAAGCGGTACGACTGGTGCTCGTTCGACTTTGACCCCGACACGTTCCCCGACCCGGAGCGGTACATTGCGGATGTGAAGAAGGAGTACGGCGTCAAAGTGTGCGTGTGGATCAACCCGTACATCTCGCAGCGGGCCTCGATCTTCAAAGAGGGCGCTGAGAAGGGATACTTCCTCAAACGCAAGAACGGCGACGTCTGGCAGTGGGACGAGTGGCAGGCCGGCAATGCCATCGTCGACTTcaccaaccccgccgcgcacaaGTGGTACGCTGGGCTCGTGAccaagctgctcgacatGGGCGTCGACACGGTCAAGACCGACTTTGGCGAGCGTATCCCGCATCAGGACGTCGTGTACTTTGACGGCTCGGACCCGGCCAAGGCGCACAACTTCTACTCGTTCATGTACAACAAGTGCGTgttcgaggccgtcgaggccaagtaCGGCAAGAATGAGGCGGCGCTGTTCGCGCGCTCCgccacggcgggcgggcagagGTTCCCCGTACACTGGGGAGGAGACTGCGAGTCGACGTTTGAGGCGATGGGCGAGacgctgcgcggcgggctgtcgctcgcggcgtcgggcttCGCCTTCTGGTCGCACGATATCGGCGGGTTCGAGGGCCATCCGCCGCCCGAAATCTTCTGCCGCTGGGTCGCGTTCGGCCTCTTCTCGTCCCACTCGCGCCTGCACGGCTCCAACTCGTACCGTGTTCCTTGGAACTATGGCGACGAAGCGACGGCCATCACGGCCAAGATGGTGCGCGCAAAGTGCCGCCTCATGCCGTACATCTACGCGCAGAGCATCCTCGCGCACGAGATCGGCACGCCCGTGATGCGCGCCATGGTGATTGAGTTCCCCGAGGACCCGGCCTGTGCCTTCCTTGACAAGCAGTACATGTTTGGAGACTCGCTGCTTGTCGCGCCGGTGTTCCACGCATCAGAGGCCACGTTCTACATCCCAGCTGGGAAGTGGACGTGCTTCTGGACTGGCGAGATCATCGAGGGCCCGAGGTACGTCAGCAAGAAGGACTACCCGCTCGACTCGATCCCCGTCTACGTTCGCCCGAACAGTGTGCTCCTTCTTGGTCCCGAGGATGTTGAGCTCCCCGACTACGAGTATGGCAAGGCCGGACTCGAGGTGCGCACCTAtgagcttgaggaggaggtcgaggtcaaggtaCCCACCGGCaagggcgcggcgtgggctggCTCGGTCAAGGTCGCACCTGGGGGTAAGATCACCGCTTCGGAGGTCAAGGTTAGGGCGTGA
- the PAG2_0 gene encoding Pregnancy-associated glycoprotein 2, translating into MRSAILFSLLAIVASASASAIEPAKRGGPTILKMHQQAVARDAGNPHRGLHRRQQADSANSTNNIPLQSAAWDFQYLVDIEVGTPPQNMTVLLDTGSTPLWVFTECDDPNDCGAAQRFNPNASTSLQRLGTDFVANYGGDWGTAAFSSNNGTKAKDVVKMGSFSSEVELGLVNSSIKWLNDSHAGIIGFGLPGEANAWWTQVLPQWAEKVFGVYMKLAPPAIGPKPQDVPNLATRHDGGEISLGGVDQSKIDGDFTWVDAIYTPDPSATTPEGVTYITNGTDGLEGNSHWTVKLDAVEIAGKAVQGLNLSTAIFDSGGIGLMAPQDQLDIIVRTLNETYNISIGEVEGAYSFGCNPEQKFPVLDFGYRFANTSFPTPPGAFIRQIQTIDQYAANLNSTELQNAVKAAAAKANQTHVCEAALGLNSIWVIGPPWLAGYYLAHSVEEAHQPRVGIAQLKPELRIATPDKITATVNSTATNGTTPGGTSSTKPSGSVIGAVVSVPAVAALSGLALALLL; encoded by the exons ATGCGGTCGGCCATCCTCTTCTCCCTTCTCGCTatcgtcgcctcggcgtcggcgtcggccatcGAGCCGgccaagcgcggcggcccgaCTATCCTCAAGATGCACCAGCAGGCCGTTGCTCGCGACGCTGGTAACCCCCACAGAGGCCTGCACCGGCGCCAGCAGGCGGACAGCGCCAACAGTACCAACAACATTCCCCTGCAGTCCGCGGCCTGGGACTTTCAGTATCTCGTCGACATTGAGGTGGGGACCCCGCCTCAGAACATGACAgtcctcctcgacaccgGCTCCACGCCACTGTGGGTGTTCACCGAATGTGACGACCCCAACGATTGTGGTGCCGCGCAGCGCTTCAACCCCAACGCATCGACGTCCCTGCAGAGGCTCGGCACCGACTTCGTAGCCAATTATGGAGGAGACTGGGGAACCGCCGCCTTTTCCTCCAACAACGgcaccaaggccaaggacgtgGTCAAGATGGGCTCGTTCAGTTCCGAGGTTGAGCTTG GCCTGGTAAACTCCTCGATCAAGTGGCTCAACGATTCCCACGCGGGGATCATCGGGTTCGGCTTACCCGGAGAGGCCAATGCATGGTGGACCCAAGTGCTTCCCCAATGGGCGGAGAAGGTGTTTGGGGT CTACATGAAGTTGGCCCCCCCTGCCATTGGTCCCAAGCCTCAAGACGTTCCCAACCTAGCCACCCGACACGATGGCGGCGAGATAAGTCTTGG TGGTGTGGACCAGTCAAAGATCGACGGGGACTTTACATGGGTCGACGCCATTTACACCCCTGACCCCAGCGCCACGACCCCGGAAGGCGTGACCTACATCACAAACGGAACTGACGGCCTCGAAGGTAACTCGCATTGGACCGTCAAGTTGGACGCTGTCGAGATTGCTGGCAAGGCTGTACAGGGCCTCAACCTGTCCACGGCCATTTTCGATAGTGGCGGCATCGGACTCATGGCTCCGCAGGATCAGCTGGATATCATTGTCCGTACGCTCAACGAGACTTATAATATCTCcatcggcgaggtggagggtGCCTACTCTTTTGGGTGCAATCCGGAGCAGAAGTTCCCCGTTCTCGACTTCGGCTACCGTTTCGCGAACACCAGCTTCCCTACGCCGCCAGGGGCCTTCATCCGCCAGATCCAGACCATAGACCAGTACGCTGCCAACCTCAACAGCACGGAACTGCAGAACGCCGtcaaggcggcggccgccaaggccaaccaGACGCATGTATGCGAAGCAGCTCTCGGCCT GAATTCGATCTGGGTCATTGGCCCAccttggctggctgggtacTACCTCGCGCACAGCGTGGAGGAGGCTCACCAGCCCCGTGTGGGGATTGCGCAGCTCAAGCCCGAGCTGCGTATCGCCACCCCTGACAAGATCACCGCTACAGTCAACAGCACAGCCACCAACGGCACGACCCCGGGGGggaccagcagcaccaagcCCTCCGGCAGCGTGATCGGCGCCGTTGTGAGCGTgcctgctgttgctgccCTTTCGGGGCTGGCACTTGCTCTTCTTCTCTGA